A stretch of the Oligoflexus sp. genome encodes the following:
- a CDS encoding response regulator: MIKNPTFPTVAAHKTNQQAGHQLDTKPRILIVDDDEGIVAVLRDGFEADGWTVCVAPDGAQALVMMSFEKFDAVMSDLHMPKMNGLELLYKIKTKENNRSAKFCLLSGCLNQEDLKKATSLGVAHVVVKPFAIKSVTRKVREVCVLNEPKAKVSYDTSLIRSIINAAEEVCNFYLGESVQFGKPYIKTDSSGSGCLTAVISLARREALGSVAFSCDGLFFRHLATKLFGENIAGVKSEMIRDMGGEICNQITGKIKINLSRNSYHIQIGLPQVIMGKGHSIEHLVDSPILRIPMTCKGCELAIEFAMSGNLREAEENHEGDDSPSMGHDVMMFDS, from the coding sequence ATGATCAAGAATCCGACGTTTCCAACTGTAGCGGCGCATAAAACCAATCAGCAAGCTGGCCATCAACTCGATACGAAGCCGCGCATCCTGATCGTGGATGATGACGAGGGCATCGTCGCGGTTCTGCGGGATGGCTTCGAGGCTGACGGCTGGACGGTTTGCGTGGCACCGGATGGCGCCCAAGCCCTAGTGATGATGTCTTTTGAAAAATTCGATGCGGTGATGTCCGATCTTCACATGCCGAAGATGAATGGTCTGGAGCTGCTCTACAAGATCAAGACCAAGGAAAACAATCGCTCGGCAAAATTCTGTCTCCTGTCCGGCTGCCTCAATCAGGAGGATTTGAAAAAAGCCACCAGCCTGGGCGTCGCGCATGTGGTCGTCAAACCCTTTGCGATCAAATCGGTCACGAGGAAGGTCCGCGAGGTCTGCGTCCTGAATGAACCGAAAGCCAAGGTATCCTATGACACGAGCCTCATTCGCAGCATCATCAACGCAGCCGAGGAAGTCTGCAACTTCTATCTTGGTGAATCCGTTCAGTTTGGAAAGCCTTATATCAAAACGGATAGCAGCGGCTCAGGCTGCCTGACGGCCGTGATTTCCCTGGCGCGTCGTGAAGCTCTGGGTTCCGTGGCTTTTTCCTGCGATGGCCTTTTTTTCCGGCATCTGGCCACTAAACTTTTCGGTGAGAATATCGCCGGGGTCAAATCGGAAATGATTCGTGATATGGGCGGTGAAATCTGCAACCAGATCACGGGGAAGATTAAAATCAACCTTTCCCGGAACAGCTACCACATCCAGATCGGACTTCCCCAGGTCATCATGGGCAAGGGGCACAGCATCGAGCATCTTGTGGACAGCCCCATCCTGAGAATACCCATGACCTGCAAAGGCTGCGAGCTCGCGATTGAGTTCGCGATGAGCGGCAACCTGAGGGAAGCGGAAGAGAATCACGAGGGCGACGACAGCCCATCCATGGGCCATGACGTTATGATGTTTGATTCATGA